In Chryseobacterium lactis, a single genomic region encodes these proteins:
- a CDS encoding amidohydrolase, which produces MKTSDNNISRKSFIRNSALAMAGLTLLPNIMTASPFFDEKNISAKGKLSLKNVRLETGFEYQDGEVASTKTDLFYIEIENGKITRIAPNQPNSKAIDAKGLLMLPAFKDMHIHLDKTFYGDKWQAVRKRTGGIKGMIELEQKMLPEMLKNSTFKAEKMIELLQSKGTSFARSHVNIEPTSKLQSLKNLQKALDNKKKGFGAELVAFPQHGVFYTDSAPYLKEAAAMDIDFIGGVDPFNVDGNIEKVVDFTVQLALDHKKGIDIHLHETGDSGLKTVEYLINKVNENPSLKGKTYLSHCFILAKLEAAKQEEVAEKLAEAQIGIVSTIPFGRLVMPIPTLYKHNVTVLTGNDSIVDHWNTFGTGSVLQKANLMAQLYGYSTEFLLSRSLKLATVNVLPLDDKGTQQWPKTGDQADFVLLNASCSAEAVSRISEVESLVYQGNVVF; this is translated from the coding sequence ATGAAGACTTCAGACAATAATATATCCCGCAAAAGCTTTATAAGAAATTCAGCATTGGCAATGGCAGGATTAACTTTACTCCCTAATATCATGACAGCATCTCCATTTTTTGATGAAAAAAATATTTCGGCAAAAGGAAAATTAAGCCTTAAAAACGTTCGTCTTGAAACAGGATTTGAATACCAGGATGGGGAAGTTGCTTCAACGAAAACCGATCTCTTTTATATTGAAATTGAAAACGGAAAAATTACCAGGATAGCTCCTAATCAACCTAATTCCAAAGCTATAGATGCTAAAGGTCTGTTGATGCTTCCCGCATTTAAAGACATGCACATCCATTTAGACAAAACTTTTTATGGTGATAAATGGCAGGCGGTGAGAAAAAGAACGGGCGGCATTAAGGGAATGATTGAGCTGGAACAGAAAATGCTTCCTGAGATGCTCAAAAATTCAACTTTCAAGGCCGAGAAAATGATTGAATTATTGCAGTCAAAAGGAACCTCATTTGCCAGGAGTCATGTGAATATTGAACCTACTTCCAAGCTTCAGTCTTTAAAAAATCTTCAGAAAGCTTTAGACAATAAAAAGAAAGGATTTGGTGCTGAATTGGTTGCTTTTCCTCAGCATGGAGTATTTTACACAGATTCTGCACCTTATTTGAAAGAGGCAGCAGCAATGGATATTGATTTTATCGGTGGCGTTGATCCTTTCAACGTTGACGGTAATATTGAAAAAGTAGTAGATTTCACGGTTCAATTGGCATTGGATCACAAAAAAGGAATTGATATCCATTTGCATGAAACCGGTGATTCTGGATTGAAAACAGTAGAATATCTTATCAATAAAGTGAATGAAAATCCTTCCTTAAAAGGAAAAACATATTTAAGTCACTGTTTTATTTTAGCCAAATTAGAAGCAGCAAAACAGGAAGAAGTAGCTGAAAAGTTGGCTGAAGCACAGATAGGAATTGTTTCCACGATCCCATTCGGAAGACTGGTGATGCCGATTCCAACCCTATATAAGCATAATGTAACTGTGCTTACAGGAAATGACAGTATTGTCGACCACTGGAATACTTTCGGAACGGGAAGTGTACTTCAGAAAGCCAATCTAATGGCACAGTTGTACGGCTATTCAACAGAGTTTTTATTATCGAGAAGCTTAAAACTGGCAACTGTCAATGTTCTTCCGCTGGATGATAAAGGAACTCAACAATGGCCGAAGACAGGAGATCAGGCAGATTTTGTATTGTTAAACGCAAGCTGTTCTGCAGAAGCTGTATCAAGGATTTCGGAGGTAGAATCGTTGGTATACCAGGGAAATGTGGTTTTTTAA
- the hemL gene encoding glutamate-1-semialdehyde 2,1-aminomutase, with protein MKYQRSSALFDEAYKYIPGGVNSPVRAFKSVGGVPVFMKSAKGAYLTDADDNTYIDYINSWGPAILGHTHPEVLEDLKLQAEKGFSFGAPTELETEIAKFIVENVPNIDQIRMVSSGTEACMSAIRLARGYTKRDKIVKFEGCYHGHSDSFLIKAGSGAATFGNPNSPGVTAGTAKDTLLARYNDFEQVEDLFRHNPGEIAAVIIEPVAGNMGCVLPENNFLQNLRRICDENGALLIFDEVMTGFRLAFGGAQELFNVKADLVTYGKVIGGGLPVGAFAGRNEIMDHLAPKGGVYQAGTLSGNPLAMRAGLKTLQLIKNDPEFFNRLAKTTETLDFGIGKILNEKGIAHRINRKGSMMSVFFHINRVSNFDEAQEANHSLFNNFFHQMLQNGVYLPPSGYETYFISDAIKDKEIDMTLEAVRKFEYSNK; from the coding sequence ATGAAATATCAAAGAAGTTCGGCTTTATTTGATGAAGCCTACAAATACATTCCGGGAGGAGTAAACTCTCCGGTACGAGCATTCAAATCAGTGGGAGGTGTTCCCGTTTTCATGAAATCAGCAAAAGGGGCTTACCTTACCGATGCGGATGATAATACCTATATCGATTACATCAATTCATGGGGACCTGCTATTTTAGGACATACTCATCCTGAAGTACTGGAAGATTTGAAACTACAGGCAGAGAAAGGATTCTCTTTCGGTGCTCCTACAGAACTGGAAACAGAAATTGCCAAATTTATTGTCGAAAACGTTCCGAATATCGACCAGATCAGAATGGTTTCTTCAGGAACGGAAGCTTGTATGAGCGCAATCAGACTGGCAAGAGGATATACGAAAAGAGATAAAATTGTAAAATTTGAAGGTTGTTATCACGGACATTCAGATTCATTCCTGATCAAAGCGGGAAGTGGTGCCGCGACTTTTGGAAATCCAAATTCTCCGGGAGTTACAGCAGGTACGGCTAAAGATACTTTGCTGGCTCGTTATAACGATTTTGAACAAGTAGAAGATTTGTTCCGTCATAATCCGGGTGAGATTGCAGCTGTTATTATTGAACCTGTTGCCGGAAATATGGGGTGTGTATTGCCTGAAAATAATTTCCTTCAGAATTTAAGAAGAATCTGTGATGAAAATGGGGCTTTATTAATTTTTGATGAAGTAATGACCGGTTTCAGATTAGCTTTCGGAGGAGCACAGGAACTTTTCAACGTTAAAGCTGACCTTGTAACCTACGGAAAAGTAATCGGAGGTGGACTTCCAGTAGGAGCTTTTGCAGGTAGAAATGAAATTATGGATCATCTGGCTCCAAAAGGTGGAGTATATCAGGCGGGAACGTTGAGTGGAAATCCACTAGCAATGAGAGCAGGATTGAAAACCCTTCAGTTGATTAAAAATGATCCTGAATTTTTCAACAGATTAGCCAAAACAACTGAAACTTTAGATTTTGGAATTGGAAAAATCTTAAACGAAAAAGGAATTGCCCACAGAATCAACAGAAAAGGTTCAATGATGTCTGTATTCTTTCACATCAACAGAGTGTCTAACTTTGATGAAGCACAGGAAGCCAATCATTCATTGTTCAACAACTTCTTTCACCAAATGTTACAAAACGGAGTTTATCTTCCACCAAGTGGCTATGAAACGTATTTCATCAGTGATGCAATCAAGGATAAAGAAATTGATATGACACTGGAAGCAGTAAGAAAATTTGAATATTCTAATAAATAA
- a CDS encoding glucosaminidase domain-containing protein, translating to MKRLFLSISLLVLSKFSAQTWATEDQYIQKFAKYAVEEMEKYKIPASITLAQGLLETGGGQSRLALEGKNHFGIKCKEDWTGKTMKHTDDAPNECFRVYEDPRQSYEDHSIFLSTRKYYANLFNLDMKDYRAWAYGLKKAGYATNPRYASILITKIEKYKLYEYDNTSSNEVLYAVLKMYPDLKDDRSFMAQLEPSKYARKAKEPVTVEVPYKQTSYAQQQKRVERIKTKAEILNSILIKSHPNDGLKYIVIPEDTNVQFIANKFKVSESRLKKWNELENDALKKNDIVFLESKNSSGNTATYKAESGEDMHDIAQKFGIKLHKLYAKNRMDEGQQPSTGQLIYLIDKKPRN from the coding sequence ATGAAAAGACTTTTCCTATCCATAAGCCTTTTAGTTTTATCAAAATTTTCTGCCCAAACCTGGGCAACCGAAGATCAGTATATTCAAAAGTTTGCTAAATATGCAGTAGAAGAAATGGAAAAATACAAAATTCCGGCTTCTATTACGTTGGCTCAGGGACTTTTGGAAACCGGCGGCGGACAAAGCAGATTGGCGCTTGAAGGTAAAAATCACTTCGGAATAAAATGTAAGGAAGACTGGACCGGTAAAACCATGAAGCATACAGATGATGCTCCTAATGAGTGTTTCCGGGTATATGAAGATCCAAGACAATCGTACGAAGATCACTCCATATTTTTATCTACAAGAAAATATTATGCAAACCTTTTCAATCTGGATATGAAAGATTACAGAGCGTGGGCGTATGGCTTGAAAAAAGCAGGATACGCAACCAATCCCCGCTATGCTTCAATTCTGATCACTAAAATTGAGAAGTATAAACTATATGAATACGACAATACCAGCTCGAATGAGGTATTGTATGCTGTTCTTAAAATGTACCCTGATCTGAAAGACGACCGATCTTTCATGGCTCAGCTGGAGCCGTCAAAATATGCCAGAAAAGCAAAAGAGCCAGTTACCGTGGAAGTTCCTTATAAGCAAACTTCTTACGCACAACAGCAGAAAAGGGTAGAGAGAATCAAAACCAAGGCGGAGATTCTTAATTCAATTCTTATCAAAAGCCATCCGAATGACGGTCTGAAATATATTGTAATCCCTGAAGATACTAATGTACAGTTCATTGCCAACAAATTTAAAGTCAGCGAAAGCAGACTTAAAAAATGGAATGAATTGGAAAATGATGCTTTAAAGAAAAACGATATTGTTTTCCTTGAATCCAAAAATTCTTCAGGAAATACAGCAACCTATAAAGCAGAGTCAGGTGAAGATATGCATGACATCGCTCAGAAATTCGGAATCAAATTACATAAATTATACGCCAAAAACAGAATGGATGAAGGGCAGCAACCATCCACAGGGCAGCTGATTTATTTAATTGATAAAAAACCACGAAACTAA
- a CDS encoding 1-aminocyclopropane-1-carboxylate deaminase/D-cysteine desulfhydrase, with product MLLKLPTETIPIQEISIDKNIKLFIKREDLIHPQISGNKYWKLFFNVNHYLDNKPENPYIITFGGAFSNHIAAVSAVGNLAGIPTLGIIRGEELQNKWRDNPTLLFAKRNGMNLKFVTREEYRHKEKLTEFLSVEFPDALVIPEGGTNEDAVAGVKMMLNEQTKDFDYLCTAVGTGGTIAGISKFCEDNQKVIGCKVVDDASLENKIFELTSKKNFNLIDSGFGGYGKINDENVRFINDFKEKYDIPLEPIYTGKMMQKVFELIEEDYFPENSRVLCFHTGGLQGIEGANLLLEKQNRNLII from the coding sequence ATGCTATTAAAACTCCCGACAGAAACTATTCCGATCCAGGAAATATCTATTGATAAAAATATAAAACTCTTTATTAAAAGAGAGGATCTGATTCACCCTCAGATTTCAGGAAACAAATACTGGAAATTGTTTTTTAATGTTAATCATTATCTGGATAACAAGCCTGAGAATCCTTATATTATTACTTTTGGAGGGGCATTTTCAAATCATATTGCAGCCGTTTCTGCTGTAGGAAATTTAGCAGGTATTCCAACATTGGGAATTATCAGAGGGGAAGAGTTGCAGAACAAATGGCGTGATAACCCGACCTTGCTTTTTGCCAAAAGAAATGGAATGAACCTGAAATTTGTCACCCGGGAAGAATACCGTCATAAAGAAAAACTGACCGAATTTTTGTCTGTGGAGTTTCCTGATGCACTGGTCATACCTGAAGGGGGAACTAATGAAGACGCTGTAGCAGGCGTAAAAATGATGCTCAATGAGCAAACAAAAGATTTTGACTATCTTTGCACCGCAGTTGGAACTGGAGGTACCATTGCCGGAATTTCAAAATTTTGTGAAGACAATCAGAAAGTTATAGGATGTAAAGTCGTTGACGATGCTTCACTGGAAAATAAAATATTTGAATTAACTTCGAAAAAGAATTTTAATCTAATAGATTCAGGATTTGGAGGTTATGGTAAAATAAATGATGAAAATGTCCGTTTTATCAATGATTTCAAAGAGAAATATGATATTCCTCTGGAACCGATTTATACAGGAAAAATGATGCAGAAGGTTTTTGAACTGATTGAAGAAGATTATTTTCCTGAAAACAGCAGGGTTTTATGCTTTCATACTGGGGGATTACAGGGGATTGAGGGAGCTAATCTGCTTTTAGAAAAACAGAATAGAAATTTAATTATATAA
- a CDS encoding DUF5522 domain-containing protein: MAHYDIKEGEDFYYNEQGYKVFTEKFHLKRGYCCKSGCRHCPYGYDKKTDTFIKIDKKK; encoded by the coding sequence ATGGCCCATTATGACATCAAAGAAGGTGAAGACTTTTACTATAATGAACAGGGATACAAAGTTTTTACAGAAAAGTTCCATCTGAAAAGGGGATACTGCTGTAAAAGTGGTTGCAGACACTGTCCTTACGGGTACGATAAAAAGACTGATACATTCATTAAAATTGACAAAAAAAAATAA
- a CDS encoding DUF4136 domain-containing protein, whose protein sequence is MKKYIFILLAAATLGLTSCSPFQVRSDYAETANFNSYKTYKIRIDDLKLNDIDKDRVLNELSRQLQTKGLQSGENPDLIVNVKANHKKITDINTTSPYGMWGWGGPFGWGVGMNRTWTSNYNEGALIVDLIDSKTNKLVWQGIGSGVSVDSPKAKQRQIPEIMAEIMKNYPPQRK, encoded by the coding sequence ATGAAAAAATATATTTTTATTTTGTTGGCAGCAGCTACATTGGGATTAACTTCTTGTAGCCCTTTTCAGGTACGTTCAGATTATGCTGAAACTGCCAATTTCAATTCTTATAAAACATATAAAATAAGAATCGATGACCTAAAATTGAATGATATTGATAAAGACAGAGTTTTGAATGAGCTTTCCAGACAGCTTCAGACCAAAGGACTTCAGTCCGGAGAAAACCCTGATCTTATTGTCAACGTAAAAGCTAATCACAAAAAAATTACGGATATCAATACAACATCACCTTACGGAATGTGGGGATGGGGTGGCCCGTTCGGATGGGGAGTTGGTATGAACAGAACATGGACGAGCAATTACAATGAGGGAGCATTAATCGTTGACCTTATCGATTCCAAAACCAATAAACTGGTTTGGCAAGGAATAGGAAGCGGAGTTTCTGTGGATTCACCAAAAGCGAAACAGAGACAGATTCCGGAAATCATGGCTGAGATCATGAAAAATTATCCGCCACAAAGAAAATAA
- a CDS encoding endonuclease: MKKIILFTFFAGLANAQAPAGYYNAANGLSGAALKTALSTIITNGHQDKGYNGLWTAFKTTDIDKDYENDGSILDIYSEKPGGPDPYKYMPGTNQCGTYSTEGNCYNREHVIPQSLFSEASPMVADINFIRATDGKVNGMRSNYPYGKVGSATFTSKNGSKLGNSSSSGYSGVVFEPIDEFKGDVARMIFYFVTRYQSKLSSFSSGNMLGSSAFPGLQTWELNVLLAWHNQDPVSQAEIKRNNASYSYQGNRNPFIDNPGYVNQIWGSSPNTGGGTTTPTNPTNPGTGCVNEAFETIPADNASYTTRSWSNSGISWTATDARTDQTINTRAITVRNGSLTSGSSANGIGSLTITTQLKFSGSNGTFDVKVNGTSVGTIPYSTTAATTTINNINISGNVVVSLVNNSTSNRVAIDDLKWSCYSGSASRQVQNIAAGAATNTFKISPNPITNQEIVVKGDLQNVKKAEIYNLQGKVMQTIDQPFRNGNSIRTQNLGQGVYILKLDNTTMQFLVK; this comes from the coding sequence ATGAAAAAAATTATTTTATTCACTTTCTTTGCGGGGCTAGCCAATGCTCAGGCTCCTGCAGGGTACTACAATGCTGCTAACGGATTAAGCGGTGCAGCTTTAAAAACAGCATTAAGCACCATTATTACCAACGGTCATCAGGACAAAGGCTATAATGGATTATGGACTGCTTTTAAAACAACTGACATCGATAAAGATTATGAAAATGACGGTTCAATCCTTGATATCTATTCAGAAAAACCGGGAGGACCAGATCCTTATAAATATATGCCGGGAACCAACCAATGTGGTACTTATTCTACGGAAGGAAATTGCTATAACCGCGAGCATGTAATTCCTCAAAGCTTATTTAGTGAGGCTTCACCGATGGTTGCTGATATTAATTTTATAAGAGCAACAGACGGAAAAGTAAATGGAATGAGAAGTAATTATCCTTACGGCAAGGTAGGAAGTGCCACCTTTACTTCTAAAAACGGTTCCAAGCTTGGTAATTCTTCATCATCCGGATATTCCGGGGTGGTTTTTGAACCTATTGATGAATTTAAAGGAGATGTGGCTCGTATGATTTTCTATTTCGTCACCAGATATCAAAGTAAACTTTCTTCATTTTCGTCCGGAAATATGCTGGGAAGCTCTGCATTTCCGGGATTACAGACATGGGAACTGAACGTTCTTCTGGCCTGGCATAATCAGGATCCGGTTTCTCAGGCAGAGATTAAAAGAAATAATGCTTCTTATAGCTATCAGGGAAATAGAAATCCATTTATTGATAATCCGGGCTATGTCAATCAAATATGGGGATCTTCTCCTAATACTGGCGGTGGTACAACAACACCTACCAATCCCACTAATCCCGGAACAGGATGTGTAAATGAAGCTTTTGAAACAATTCCGGCAGACAATGCTTCTTATACTACCAGATCATGGAGTAACAGCGGGATCTCGTGGACGGCTACTGATGCAAGAACGGATCAAACTATCAATACCAGAGCTATTACTGTAAGAAACGGTTCTTTAACATCAGGAAGCTCCGCAAATGGTATTGGTTCTTTAACGATAACAACTCAGCTTAAGTTTTCTGGTAGCAATGGTACTTTTGACGTGAAAGTAAACGGTACCAGTGTTGGAACGATTCCGTACAGTACTACGGCAGCAACAACGACGATTAATAATATCAATATTTCAGGAAATGTAGTGGTAAGTCTTGTTAATAATTCGACAAGCAACAGAGTAGCAATTGATGATTTGAAATGGAGCTGTTATTCGGGTTCTGCTTCAAGACAGGTTCAAAATATAGCTGCAGGAGCGGCCACAAATACGTTTAAAATCTCTCCAAATCCAATTACTAATCAGGAAATTGTTGTAAAAGGAGATCTTCAAAATGTTAAAAAGGCGGAGATCTATAATTTACAGGGGAAAGTAATGCAAACTATTGATCAACCTTTTAGAAATGGAAATTCAATCCGAACTCAGAATCTTGGTCAGGGAGTTTATATTTTAAAACTGGATAATACTACAATGCAGTTTTTAGTTAAATAA
- a CDS encoding LemA family protein, protein MNQTVAIILLILLAVVIISFLINLYNKLVMLKFNVEKAYGNIDVVLKQRADEIPNLVNVAKHFMNFEENLLARLTELRTSYNTTTDSDKKTALANETSKALSSFFAVSENYPELKSSTNFLELQKRISEIENKIADRREFFNDSVNLYNIGIHEFPNVILAGMLGYKDKTLLEITSSEKQYDGVQF, encoded by the coding sequence ATGAATCAGACTGTAGCCATCATATTACTCATTCTTCTCGCAGTAGTCATTATCAGCTTTTTGATCAATCTCTACAATAAATTGGTAATGCTTAAATTCAATGTTGAAAAAGCCTACGGCAATATCGATGTCGTTTTGAAACAAAGGGCAGATGAAATTCCTAACCTGGTTAACGTGGCAAAACACTTTATGAATTTTGAAGAAAACCTGCTCGCACGTCTTACCGAATTAAGAACTTCTTATAATACAACCACTGATTCAGATAAAAAAACGGCACTGGCAAATGAGACATCGAAAGCTTTATCATCCTTTTTTGCCGTTTCTGAAAATTATCCGGAATTGAAATCCAGTACTAACTTTCTGGAATTACAAAAAAGAATCTCTGAAATTGAAAATAAAATAGCGGACAGGAGAGAGTTTTTTAATGACAGTGTCAATCTTTACAATATCGGAATTCACGAATTTCCTAATGTTATTCTGGCGGGGATGCTGGGATATAAAGACAAGACCTTATTAGAAATAACAAGTAGTGAGAAACAATATGATGGAGTTCAGTTTTAA